The segment GTATGAGAACTTTTTGAGAATCTGGGATGACCATGAAAAAGATTTTGCTGCCTGCTGTTTGCCTATTACTGCTGACGATTTCACTCGCAACTTCGTCACACGCCCAAACGAAATCTGCCCTTGGGGCGCTCGCCGTTTCTCCGGACGGCAAAACGCTTGTCGCCGCCGGTTACAACCGCGTGATGTACGTTTGCAATCCGGACGATCTGACGGTCAACAAACGGATCTATCTGAACATCGTGCCTTACGAGGCCTTTTTCTCATCCGATGGAAGTTCGTTGGTCATTTTCTCGTCTGACAAAGTGATAACGATCTACGACACCGCAACATGGAAACGTAAAGCCGAAATTAAAAAGACTTACGACATCGCAATCGCGTCCAAGACGAACGAAATGGTGGTGATGCACGGGACGAAGTACCGGGACAGCAAACGGTTCACCCCGGTCGCAGTTTACGATTTGTCGACCGGTGAGAAGAAGTGTGAGACGTCATTCGAGATGGATGGGTATGCGATCGGGACCAACGAAGACGCTTCGCAAGTCATTGTGATCAGCCGCGCACGCACCGATGAATCGGAAGCCAAAGAAAAGACTCCAAAAGAGCTTGAGGGGATGGAACGTGATGAGTTTGAGCAAAAACATGACGGCCGAATCGCCGACGTGTTGTGGCTCGATGGGGAACTGAAAGAAACCAATCGATACTCTTCGTTCTACAGCGATTCGGGAAACAACGTCTGCTTGATCAAGGATCACGTAGCGACGTTTATTGTCTACCGAAACCGCTGTGCGACCCTATCGCCGGACGGTGACATCAAACTGTTCCGCACCGGGACCAGTTACAACTACGGCATCGGTGTTTCGCCCGACGGAAAGACGCTGGCCTCTGGTGGACTGGCGACCGGCATGGTGATGGACATCGACAAGAAGACGTCGATCAGTTTCGACCACCCACGACTGCCGGGATTCCCTGAGTACTTCTACGGCTTTGCGTTTGGCGCCGACGGAACGATTTACGGCGGCACCAGCGCGTGGCGTATCATCAAAATTTCTCCCGAGGGTGAAGTCCTCAGTGAGACCCCGATTTTCTGATCGGTCAGTGTTTTTCAGCGCATTCATTGACACGGAAGTTTTCATGCGAGCGGTTATTCAGAGAGTCAGCAAATCCCAAGTCGATGTGAATGGCGAAACCATCGGCTCCATCGGCAAGGGCTTGCTGGTGCTGTTGGGCGTAGAAAAGGGCGACGGAAAGTCTGACTTTGACTACGTGCTCGGCAAAACTCTCGGGCTGAGAATCTTTGAAGATGACGACGGCAAGATGAACCTTTCGGCGACTCAGGTTGGCGCGGAGTTGCTGGTCATCAGCCAATTCACACTGCTGGGCGACGTCCGCAAAGGCAGACGGCCAGCGTTTACTGCGGCGGAAGATCCATCGATTGCCGAGCCAACCTATTTGCGATTTGTTGAGGCCGCGCGGGCATCGGGGCTAAAAGTGCAAACGGGCATTTTCGGCGCCGACATGAAAGTCCATCTACTCAACGACGGACCAGTCACAATCTTGCTGGACAGCAAAAAGACATTTTGATCTGCTTTGCAGCATGTTTTGGCGTGAGGCCGAATTGCCACGCAATGTTGATGCCACGCCCCACGAGGGCTAAGCCAGCTTTTTGCGTATCGTTACGTCGTCCTTGCTGATCTCAACCTCATAGCCCGCTTCAAGCAACTTGTCGCGGTACTCGTCGGATGCCGCGTAGTCTTTGTCCTTGCGAGCCGCCACCATCGCAACCCGCCACTGCTCGGCCTGGTCGTC is part of the Mariniblastus fucicola genome and harbors:
- a CDS encoding PD40 domain-containing protein, whose translation is MTMKKILLPAVCLLLLTISLATSSHAQTKSALGALAVSPDGKTLVAAGYNRVMYVCNPDDLTVNKRIYLNIVPYEAFFSSDGSSLVIFSSDKVITIYDTATWKRKAEIKKTYDIAIASKTNEMVVMHGTKYRDSKRFTPVAVYDLSTGEKKCETSFEMDGYAIGTNEDASQVIVISRARTDESEAKEKTPKELEGMERDEFEQKHDGRIADVLWLDGELKETNRYSSFYSDSGNNVCLIKDHVATFIVYRNRCATLSPDGDIKLFRTGTSYNYGIGVSPDGKTLASGGLATGMVMDIDKKTSISFDHPRLPGFPEYFYGFAFGADGTIYGGTSAWRIIKISPEGEVLSETPIF
- the dtd gene encoding D-aminoacyl-tRNA deacylase is translated as MRAVIQRVSKSQVDVNGETIGSIGKGLLVLLGVEKGDGKSDFDYVLGKTLGLRIFEDDDGKMNLSATQVGAELLVISQFTLLGDVRKGRRPAFTAAEDPSIAEPTYLRFVEAARASGLKVQTGIFGADMKVHLLNDGPVTILLDSKKTF